A single window of Desulfovibrio psychrotolerans DNA harbors:
- a CDS encoding response regulator gives MASLRILIAEDDKLSATLLKAMLEAEGHSVCAVSGSGGDAVEAARRLAPDAVLMDIFLRDEMSGVEAARTIVRDLAIPTLFVTGASDRALLEQVVESGALGLMKKPVSADELRVNLRILLHHQNLSHRLRVQAAEFKRLFMHAPVGMFVRDTVGRLLDCNEALARLMGYDAAASLLAAIPVAQGLYHPDGGELCCAEAHDTACEGLPGVPVRLRHREGRAVAATEYRPVLSGVPADAQAYLAVIIPR, from the coding sequence ATGGCATCGCTGCGCATTCTTATAGCCGAAGACGACAAGCTTAGCGCCACACTGCTCAAAGCCATGCTGGAGGCGGAGGGTCATTCCGTATGTGCCGTTTCCGGCAGCGGCGGTGATGCCGTGGAGGCAGCGCGGCGGCTTGCTCCTGATGCGGTGCTCATGGATATCTTTCTGCGGGACGAGATGTCCGGGGTGGAGGCGGCGCGGACCATTGTGCGGGACTTGGCCATACCTACCCTTTTTGTCACCGGTGCGTCTGACCGGGCACTGCTGGAGCAGGTGGTGGAGAGCGGTGCGCTGGGGCTGATGAAAAAGCCCGTGAGCGCGGACGAGCTGCGTGTGAACCTGCGCATTCTGCTGCATCATCAGAATCTGAGCCATCGTCTGCGTGTGCAGGCGGCGGAGTTTAAACGCCTGTTCATGCATGCTCCCGTGGGCATGTTTGTGCGCGATACCGTCGGCAGGCTGCTGGACTGCAATGAGGCGCTTGCCCGCCTGATGGGCTATGATGCCGCCGCCAGCCTGCTTGCCGCTATTCCCGTGGCGCAGGGGCTGTATCATCCCGACGGCGGGGAGCTGTGCTGCGCAGAGGCGCATGACACCGCGTGCGAGGGGCTGCCGGGGGTACCTGTCCGGTTGCGGCACCGTGAGGGACGGGCTGTGGCTGCCACGGAATATCGCCCGGTTCTGTCCGGTGTTCCGGCTGACGCGCAGGCATACCTTGCCGTGATCATTCCGCGCTGA
- a CDS encoding OsmC family protein, with amino-acid sequence MDNSVLNVTFDGGMRISATIRGFGVHTDQKPEQGGENSAPTPFELFFASLATCAGVFAKRFCDRKGISAEGLSIAVECEFDPDPKKYRAQKITTVITLPPGFPQEYETALVRTVEGCPVKKQVMEPPQFETRLVR; translated from the coding sequence ATGGATAATAGCGTACTGAATGTCACGTTTGACGGCGGCATGCGTATCTCCGCCACCATCCGCGGCTTCGGCGTCCACACGGACCAGAAGCCGGAACAGGGCGGCGAAAACAGCGCCCCCACCCCTTTCGAGCTGTTCTTTGCCTCGCTGGCCACCTGCGCGGGCGTATTCGCCAAGCGTTTCTGCGACCGTAAGGGCATTTCTGCAGAGGGCCTGTCCATTGCCGTGGAATGCGAGTTCGACCCGGACCCCAAAAAATACCGGGCGCAGAAGATAACCACCGTTATCACCCTGCCGCCCGGTTTTCCGCAGGAATATGAAACCGCCCTTGTGCGCACGGTAGAAGGCTGCCCTGTCAAAAAGCAGGTCATGGAGCCGCCGCAGTTTGAAACGCGGCTCGTGCGCTAG
- a CDS encoding N-acyl homoserine lactonase family protein has translation MHYKIHPIVMGTKVFDKGMMTYQHDYGKSYTIPIYCWYVEGGDKKILIDTGEMQPIKSEDRANAIGGPIYTFEEGLAKYGLAPADIDIIIHTHLHNDHCENDYKCENAVIYVHEKELERIHNPHPLDFRYLEDYIEDVEENGQIRAISEPEMEIVPGIRVVHTPAHTEGGLSVLIDTAQGTVAITGFCVIDENLNPPAEIRAKEMEVIPPGTCINPVESYEVMLRVKSMADTVIALHEPRYAAVETIG, from the coding sequence ATGCACTACAAAATCCATCCCATCGTCATGGGAACCAAAGTCTTCGACAAGGGCATGATGACCTACCAGCACGATTACGGAAAAAGCTACACCATTCCCATCTACTGCTGGTACGTGGAAGGCGGCGACAAGAAAATCCTCATTGATACAGGCGAAATGCAACCCATCAAGTCAGAGGACAGGGCAAACGCCATAGGCGGCCCCATCTATACCTTTGAGGAAGGTCTTGCCAAATACGGTCTTGCGCCTGCGGACATAGACATCATCATCCACACCCACCTGCACAACGACCACTGCGAAAACGACTACAAGTGCGAAAACGCGGTGATTTACGTGCACGAAAAGGAACTGGAACGCATCCACAACCCGCATCCGCTGGATTTCCGCTATCTGGAAGACTACATTGAAGATGTGGAGGAAAACGGCCAGATACGCGCCATCAGCGAGCCGGAGATGGAAATAGTGCCCGGCATACGCGTGGTGCACACTCCCGCGCATACCGAAGGCGGACTCAGCGTCCTCATAGACACCGCACAGGGCACCGTGGCCATAACCGGCTTCTGCGTCATTGACGAAAATCTCAATCCCCCTGCGGAAATCCGCGCCAAGGAGATGGAAGTCATTCCGCCCGGCACCTGCATCAATCCGGTGGAAAGTTACGAGGTCATGCTCCGCGTAAAATCCATGGCAGATACCGTCATCGCCCTGCACGAACCCCGTTACGCCGCCGTGGAAACCATAGGCTAG